One window from the genome of Salvia splendens isolate huo1 chromosome 9, SspV2, whole genome shotgun sequence encodes:
- the LOC121748632 gene encoding adenylosuccinate synthetase 2, chloroplastic-like — translation MNLSSSTSISSTTRTWNSSGRLCGSHPQLSLSIPTLKLNHQKTIICSAAAKSGSTVIEQGLGDSRPETNRIGDLSHVSGVLGSQWGDEGKGKLVDILAQHFEIVARCQGGANAGHTIYNSVGKKFALHLVPSGILNEETICVIGNGVVVHLPGLFNEVDGLEANGVSCKGRILVSDRAHLLFDFHQAVDGLREAELAKSFIGTTRRGIGPCYSSKVIRNGLRVGDLRHMDTFPQKLDILLSDAAARFKDFNYTPEMLRDEVEQYKRFAERLEPFITDTVHFMNDAISRKQKILVEGGQATMLDIDFGTYPFVTSSSPSAGGICTGLGIAPRALGDLIGVVKAYTTRVGSGPFPTEILGKDGDVLRFAGQEFGTTTGRPRRCGWLDIVALKYCSQINGFSSLNLTKLDVLSDLPEIQLGIRYKLPDGSPVHSFPGDLRLLEQIQVEYEVMPGWKVDISSIREYSQLPKAARDYVERIEELVGVPIHYIGVGPGRDALIYK, via the exons ATGAACCTCTCCTCCTCCACCTCAATTTCCTCCACCACGCGGACCTGGAACAGCTCCGGGAGGCTCTGTGGCTCCCACCCCCAACTCAGTCTCTCGATCCCCACTCTCAAGCTCAACCACCAGAAGACGATTATTTGCTCAGCCGCCGCCAAGAGCGGCTCCACTGTGATCGAGCAAGGTCTGGGCGACTCTCGACCGGAAACGAACCGAATCGGAGATCTTAGCCATGTATCCGGCGTGCTAGGAAGCCAGTGGGGGGATGAGGGCAAAGGAAAGCTCGTCGATATTCTCGCTCAGCATTTCGAGATCGTCGCTCGTTGTCAG GGTGGAGCTAATGCAGGACACACAATTTACAACTCAGTGGGCAAAAAGTTTGCACTTCACCTTGTTCCCTCCGGGATCCTGAATGAAGAAACTATCTGCGTGATTGGTAATGGAGTTGTGGTGCATCTACCAGGATTATTTAATGAAGTGGATGGGCTTGAAGCCAACGGAGTCTCTTGCAAAGGAAGAATACTTGTGTCTGACCGTGCTCACCTGTTATTTGATTTTCATCAGGCTGTGGATGGGCTTAGGGAAGCTGAACTTGCTAAGTCATTTATAGGCACTACCAGGAGAGGTATTGGTCCTTGCTATTCGAGCAAGGTTATTCGGAATGGTTTAAGAGTAGGTGACTTGAGGCACATGGATACTTTTCCTCAGAAGCTCGATATTTTATTATCTGACGCTGCGGCAAGATTCAAGGACTTTAACTATACCCCTGAAATGCTCAGGGATGAAGTTGAACAGTACAAGAGGTTTGCCGAGAGGTTGGAACCCTTCATTACTGATACTGTGCATTTCATGAATGATGCCATATCGCGGAAACAGAAGATTTTGGTAGAAGGTGGTCAGGCAACCATGCTGGATATAGATTTTGGAACTTACCCTTTCGTGACTTCTTCTAGTCCATCTGCTGGAGGAATCTGCACCGGTCTTGGTATTGCTCCTAGAGCCCTTGGTGATCTTATAGGCGTG GTGAAAGCATACACAACGCGAGTTGGTTCAGGTCCTTTCCCAACAGAAATACTGGGTAAAGACGGCGATGTTCTCAGGTTTGCAGGACAGGAGTTTGGCACTACTACTGGTCGCCCTCGTCGTTGTGGCTGGCTGGACATAGTTGCACTAAAGTACTGTTCTCAGATAAATGGATTCTCGTCTCTTAACCTTACCAAACTTGATGTATTGTCTGATCTACCGGAAATCCAGTTGGGTATTCGTTACAAGCTACCCGATGGCTCACCAGTCCATTCATTCCCTGGAGATCTTCGTCTCCTGGAGCAGATCCAA GTCGAATACGAGGTTATGCCTGGTTGGAAGGTCGACATCTCTTCCATCAGAGAGTACTCCCAGTTACCAAAGGCAGCTCGCGATTACGTAGAGAGGATAGAAGAGCTTGTAGGCGTACCCATCCACTACATAGGCGTTGGACCAGGCCGTGATGCCCTCATATACAAGTAA
- the LOC121748633 gene encoding alpha-1,6-mannosyl-glycoprotein 2-beta-N-acetylglucosaminyltransferase-like: MAVSYKKSRMKNLGFCRLILILIFGAVFVLLLLRANTFTDLISRYSVESDDYESFEANYNYSVSFSKDLKLPRQNELSISLEKRNQMLPRNLDLYPKLAKNHIVIVLYVHNRPQYLRVAVDSLSKVKGISETLLIVSHDGYFDEMNKVVEGIKFCQVKQIFAPFSPHLFPDGFPGVSSSDCRDKDDAVVKKCVGTPDQYGNHRSPKIVSLKHHWWWMMNTVWDGLKETSQHSGHILFIEEDHFIFPNAYQNLQLLVKLKPKKCPDCYAANLAPSDVKSKGEGWESLIAERMGNVGYSFNRTVWRMIHRKAREFCSFDDYNWDITMWATVYPSFGSPVYSLRGPRTSAVHFGKCGLHQGQRENAACIDNGVFNFDVEETDTVPNIKSDWGLHVYKHQSGYQAGFRGWGGWGDKRDRQLCLDFAKMYSTSKADAV, from the coding sequence ATGGCGGTTTCTTACAAAAAATCCCGGATGAAAAATTTGGGTTTTTGCCGGTTGATTTTGATTCTTATTTTTGGAGCTGTTTTCGTGCTGTTATTGTTGAGGGCCAATACTTTTACAGATTTAATAAGTAGATATTCAGTTGAGAGTGACGATTATGAGAGTTTTGAAGCGAATTATAACTACAGTGTCAGTTTTAGCAAGGATTTGAAGCTTCCTCGGCAGAATGAGCTGTCGATTTCACTAGAAAAGCGTAATCAGATGTTGCCTAGGAACTTAGATTTGTACCCTAAGCTAGCCAAGAATCACATAGTGATTGTGTTGTATGTGCATAACCGGCCTCAATACCTTCGTGTGGCCGTAGACAGCCTCTCGAAGGTCAAGGGGATTAGTGAGACTCTCCTCATTGTTAGCCATGATGGTTACTTTGATGAGATGAACAAGGTTGTGGAGGGCATCAAGTTTTGCCAAGTGAAACAGATCTTTGCCCCGTTTTCGCCCCATCTGTTTCCTGATGGATTCCCCGGTGTTTCCTCGAGTGATTGTAGGGATAAGGATGATGCTGTGGTGAAGAAATGTGTGGGGACTCCGGATCAGTATGGCAACCATAGGTCGCCTAAGATTGTGTCGTTGAAGCATCATTGGTGGTGGATGATGAATACGGTGTGGGATGGTTTAAAGGAGACGAGTCAGCATTCGGGGCATATCCTTTTTATTGAGGAGGATCACTTTATTTTCCCTAACGCATACCAAAACTTGCAGCTGCTTGTGAAGCTGAAGCCTAAGAAGTGCCCGGATTGCTATGCTGCGAATCTGGCGCCGTCTGATGTGAAGTCGAAGGGGGAAGGGTGGGAGAGTTTGATAGCGGAGAGGATGGGAAATGTGGGGTACTCTTTCAACCGGACAGTGTGGCGGATGATTCATAGGAAGGCTAGGGAGTTTTGCTCATTTGATGATTATAACTGGGATATAACAATGTGGGCTACCGTTTATCCATCGTTTGGGAGCCCTGTTTACTCTTTGAGGGGACCTAGGACGAGCGCTGTCCACTTTGGGAAGTGTGGTCTGCATCAAGGTCAGAGGGAGAATGCGGCTTGTATTGATAATGGTGTCTTCAATTTTGATGTCGAGGAAACAGATACGGTTCCTAATATTAAATCAGATTGGGGGCTGCATGTGTACAAGCACCAATCCGGCTATCAAGCTGGATTTAGGGGATGGGGAGGCTGGGGAGATAAAAGGGACCGTCAACTATGTTTGGACTTTGCCAAAATGTATTCGACTTCAAAGGCTGATGCGGTGTGA